ATGGAGAGCACCACCACGCCGAACGTCATGTTCACCAGCAGCTCGCGGTGGGGGAAGTCCGTGGGGAGGCTGAGCACCAGCACCATGGAGATGGCGCCTCGCAGCCCGCTCCAGGTGAGCACCGCGCTCCACGTCCACGGCATGCGCTCCTTGGTGAGGCGCAGCAGGGCGGACATGCCGTAGACGATCACCGCACGGCCCACCACCACCGCCACGTACGCCGCGAGGATGGGCTTCCAGGAGGCCAGCAGCGAGCCCAGCTGCACCTCCAGGCCGATGAGCAGGAACACCACCGAGTTGAGCGCGAAGGCCAGGTACTCCCAGAAGCTCTCCACCGCGACGCGCGTGGTGGGGCTCATGCCCTCGTGCGTGGCCCAGTTGCCGCACAGCATGCCCGCCACCACGGTGGCGATGACGCCCGAGTAGTGGAAGTTCTCCGCCACCACGAACGAGCCATACGCGGCGATGACGGTGAGGGTGATTTCCACCATCGCGTCGTCCACGCGCTTGATGACCTGCGCCACCACGTAGCCCACCGCGCTGCCGATGAGCACCCCCATCCCCGCCACCTTGACGAAGTCGAAGATGGCCCCGCCCACGGTGAACTTCCCACCGGAGGCCACCGCAACCACCAGCGTGAAGAGCACGACGGCGGTGCCGTCATTGAGCAGGCTCTCTCCCTCCACCAGGATGAGCAGCCGCTTGGGCGCGCCCAGCGTCTTGAACAGGCCCACCACCGCGATGGGGTCCGTGGAGACGATGACCGCGGCGAACACCAGCGCGGGCAGCAGCCCGAAGCCGCTCACGAAGTCCATGCCCTGCACCACGGGCGAGAGGATGAGCGCGGTGAGTCCCGCCGACGCCGCCACGCCGGGGATGGCCATGGAGTGGATGGCCAGCTTGTTCTTCCAGAACTTGCGGAACTCCACGTGGAAAGCCGCCTCGAAGAGCAGCCCCGGGAGGATGATGGCGAAGAGCAGGTTCTTCGTGAGGTGCGGCGGCTCGAAGACATGCACCGCGCCCAAGGTCAGCCCCGCCACCACCAGTGCCACCGTGTAGGGGAACTTGAAGTAGCGCGCGGCGATGGCCACCGCGGTCGCGATGGCGAAAATCAGTACGAAGGCCAGCTCGAATTGCATGGGTCCCCAAGTCCCTTTGAGTTCAAAGGGGCGTACCTTAATGCGGGTGGGGCGCGGCCCGAAACGGGGAGGCCGGGGCGCGAGCGCATGCGGGGCGCCTGCTGCCCGTCCGCCCGCCCGCTCGACGGGCCTCGGCAGGCGCCGTTGCCTCGCATCGGCGAGCCCCCCAGGTTTGCGACATGTCCGCGCCCCCTCGTTCCGGAGGGCTGGGGCCAGGTGGCTGGCTCAAGCTCCTCGCGCCGCTCTGCGCTTCCATCGGGTTGCTGGTGGGGCTGCGGCTGCTGGGGCCGCAGTACCTGGACCAGGCGCGGCTTGCCGGGTGGTTGCGCCCGCTGGGGCCGCTGGCGCCCGCGGCCTTCATCCTGCTGCTCGCGGTGCGGCCGGTGACGCTGCTGCCCGGGCAGCTCTTCTCGGCGGTGGGCGGCCTCGTCTTCGGGATGGCGCGGGGGACGGCCTACGTGCTCGCCGGCAGTCTGCTGGCCACCGGGCTCATCCACCTGCTGGCGAGCCGGCTGGGGCGCAAGCCGATGAAGCGGCTCGTGGGGGCCAATCACGCCGCCATCCAGCGCGCGGCGAGGGAGCACGGCTTCCAGCTCGGGTTCCTCGCCTGTGTGAATCAGGTGATTCCGGCGGACGTGCTGCTCGCGACGGCGGCTGCGTCAGGGGCCCGCTTCTGGCCGCTGGGCCTGGGCGCGCTCGTCGGCACCCTGCCGGGGACGCTGCTCACCGCGTACTTCGGCAGCTCGCTGGGGCAGGGCAAGACAGTCGCGACGGTGGTGTCCGCCAGCGGGATGCTGCTCAGCATGGTGCTCGGCCTCCTCCTGGGGCGCCGGCTGATGCGCGAGCTGCGCATCACCGGGGACGCCGCCGACGCGCCGGAGGCCGGGCGCGAGAGGCGGGCCCGGGAGCGTGTTCCCAGGCCCGCCTGAAGAGGTCCTACGGGTAGCAGGCCGCCTGGCGAAGCGCCGTGTCCTCGGGGAAGCCGAGGGCCACGTTGAAGTTCTGCACGGCCTGGCCGGCCATGCCCTTCACCAGGTTGTCCAGCGCGGCCATCACCGCCACCGAGCGGCCCTTGGTGGCCACCGCGATGTCGCAGAAGTTGCTGCCCGTCACCGCGGCGATGCGGGGCGTGCCCTCGACGATGCGCACGAACTTGTGCCCCTCGTAGTAGCGCCGGAATTTCTCCATCAGCGACGCCGTCACCACCGCGCCGCCATGCTCCGGCCACTCGAACTGCACGGTGGCGAAGATGCCGCGCACCATGGGCGCCGAGTGCGGCACGAAGGCCAGCCGGTGCCGCTGCGCGCCGTGCGCCACCAGCATGACCTCGACTTCTGCTTCGTGCTGGTGCTCCAGCGGCTTGTACGCGCGGAAGTCATGGGCGCGCGTCGGGTGGTGCGTGCCCTCGCCCGGCAGCGAGCCGGAGCCGGACGAGCCCGTCACACCCGACACGGCCAGCAGCCCCAGGCCGGGCGTGGAGGCAATGGGCAGCAGCGCGAGCTGCACAGCGGTGGCGAAGCAGCCCGGGTTGGCGATGCGCTTCGCCTTCTTGACCTCCTCGCGCTTCCACTCGGTGAGGCCGTAGGTGAAGGTGCCGAGCAGCTCGGGGGCGGGGTGGGGCCGGCCGTAGGCGCCCGCGTAGCGGCCCGGGTGGTCCAGCCGGAAGTCGGAGGACAGGTCGATGAGCAGCATCCGGTCCGCGATGCCGGCCTCGGCCCACTTCGCCTCGAGGTTCTTGAACTGGGCCGCCAGCTCGCCGTGTCCCAGCGCGCTGAAGACCACCGGCTGCTGCGAGTCCGCCAGCCAGCGCCAGTCCGGCTCCGCCTCGAAGCGGCCGTCCACCAGCCCGCGCAGGTGCGGGTGCACCTTGTGGATGGGCTCGCCCGCATGGTGCCGCGACACCACGCGGATGCCCGCCACCGCGGGATGCCCGGAGAGGATGCGCAGCAGCTCGCCCCCGCCGAAACCGGAGGCCCCCAGGATGTAGATGTTCGCCCGCGTCGTCGTCATTGCTGCCTCCCCGCGCCCAGCTTGGACGCGAGCTTCTCCAGGATGAGCCCGCCCAGCGCCGCCGCGTCCGCGCGGGCGTTGCGGGCGGGAATGCCCACGACCTGCTCCACGAAGCGCACGCCCACCGCGTTGTCCGTGGCAGGCCCTGCCACCACGTCCACGTTGATGTCGTACGTCTCCCGGAGGTGCCGCACGCCGCCGGCCGCGCCCACCGGGTCGTTGGCGCACAGCACCCACGCGCCCGCCAGCGCCTTCAGCTCCGGGTCCGCCAGGATGCCCTGCACCCCGTACTCGCCCATGATGCCGTCGCCCGTCTCCGCGACGATGACGTCCACGTTCTCCGCCGCCAGCTCGGAGAAGAGCACCCGCGCCACGCGCGCACCCGTGCGGGGGCCCGTGCAGACGATGCCCGCGTCCGTGAAGTCCATCACCACGTCCGCGCCGGAGTCCTGCATGCTCAGCGTGTCCCGCATCAGCGACACGCCGGTCAGCTTCGCGCCGCCCACGCGGTAGCCCGCCTGCGCCAGCTTGCGCACCATGGCGCTGGCGGCGAACGTCTTCCCCGCGTTCATGCAGGTGCCCACCACGAACACCACCGGGCACTTCACCGGCGTCGCCGTGCCCTTCAGCGCGCCGGAGGACACGTGCGCCGGCTGCCCGGTGCGCGACATCAGCTCCGGGAACTCCAGCACCTGGCCCAGGATCTCCGCCTCGAAGGGCAGGCCCACGCCGTGGTTGTGCGAGGTGCACTTGCCGATGACGCCGCCCATGTTCAGCACGTGCAGCCGCTGGCCCACGGTGACGGACTCCGGCACCACGCCCTCGTAGCCGTGCAGCGCGTTGCGGTGGCCCAGGGCCCCCACGACGATGTCACCGGCGTGCAGCGTGACGAGCCGCCCGTGCGGGTCCTCGAGCTGGTTGTAGACGCTCTTCTCCCCGTGGATGCGCACGGCGACGACGGCGCCCTCCTCGGCCTTCACCTCGGGGGCGAGGTGTACCGTGCGTCCCAGGCCCAGGTTGCGGGTGACGCTGCCCACCTTGTCGACGAAGACCTTCATGTCAACCTCCCTTGGCCCGATGCGAGAGCATCTGCGCCACGCCGTACAGCTTGGCGAATCCAGCCGCTTCAGAACCCGTCCACAGCACGTTTGCTTCCCCGTACGTCGCCACCTTCGCGTCCATCAGCGAGTGTGGCGACTTCACGCCCTCCACCACCAGCGTCCGGGGGTGAAGCACCAGCCGCACCTCGCCCGTCACGCGCTCCTGCGACGAGCTGAGGAACGCCTCCAGGTCCTTCACCAGCGGGTCGAAGAAGTGGCCCTCGTGCAGCAGCGAGCCGTACAGGTTGCCCACCGTCTCCTTCCAGAAGAGCTGCTTGCCGGAGAGCACCACCTTCTCCAGCTCGCGGTGGGAGGTGATGAGCAGGTGCGCCGCGGGCGCCTCGAAGCCCACCCGGCCCTTGATGCCGAGGATGGTGTCGCCCAGGTGCACGCCCCGGCCGATGCCGTAGGTGCGCCCCAGCGCGTTGAGCACCTCCACCAGCTTCACGGGGCCCAGCTTCTCGCCGTCCAGCGCCGTGGGGATGCCCTGCTCGAAGGACACGGTGAGCGTGCGGGGCTTCAAGTCGGTGGGAATCTCCCCGCCGGGGAAGGCCGCCTCGGGCAGCGCGCTCCACGAGTCCAGCGTCTCGCGGCCGCCGACGGACGTGCCCCACATGCCCTCGTTGACCGAGTAGGAGCCCAGCTTCGGCGGCATGTGGATGCCGCGCTCGGCGAGGAAGGACAGCTCCTGCTGGCGGCTCAGCCCCAGCGAGCGGATGGGCGTGAGCAGCTCCAGCTCCGGCGCCAGCGAGCGGAAGGCCACGTCGAAGCGCACCTGGTCGTTGCCCGCGCCCGTGCTGCCGTGGGCGATGGCCTGCGCGCCCAGCTCGCGCGCCATGCGCACGGCCTCCACGGCCTGGCAGGCGCGCTCGGCGGAGACGCTGAGCGGGTACACCTGCCCGCGCAGCACGTTGCCGGCGATGAGGTAGCGCAGGTAGCCCTGGAAGAGGGTGTCGCGCGCGTCCACCGTGTGGTGCGCCACCGCGCCCAGCTTCGCCGACAGCGCGGCGATGTTCGCCAACTGCTCGGGCGGGAAGCCACCGGTGTCCACCGTCACGGTGGTGACGGCGTAGCCCTGCTCGCGCAGGTAGACGGTGCAGAAAGCGGTATCGAGTCCGCCGGAGAAGGCCAGCACCACGTTCTTCTTGCTCATCTCTTCACTCCTCACGGGGAAGGGGTTCACAGCGCCCACACGCGGGCCGCGGCGGAGGTCGCCGCGCGGTGGGTGTCGTCGAGCCAGGCGCGCGCGGCGGCCAGCTCCTCCCGGGCCTGGGGCAGCCCCAGGTTGCCGGCGCCACCCAGGTGGGTGGCCGTCAGTGCGCCGCGGTCCGGGTGGAACGTCCCGTCCGCCAGCTCGCGCCCCACCTGCCGGTACGCGTCGCGGAAGGGCAGCCCCTTCGCCACGAGCGCGTAGGCATGGTGGGCCGCGTACAGCGTGTCGTCAGAGGCGCGCGCCGCCGCGTCCGCCTTGACCTGCAGCGCGGGCACCAGGCGGGTGAGCACGTCCAGCAGCGCCTTCATGGAGTCCAGGGCCGCGAGGGTGGGGCGCTTGAGCAGCTGGAAGTCGCGGTGGTAGCTGGACGGCAGGCCGCCGGCCACGGCTTCCACCTGGTGCGCCAGGCCCCGCAGCTCGCGGCAGCGACCGCGCGCCAGCTCCACCACGTCCGGGTTCTTCTTCTGCGGCATGATGGACGAGCCGGTGGTGTACGCGTCCGGCAGCGCCAGGAAGCCGAACTCGTCCATGCTGTAGAGCTGCACGTCCCAGAGCCACTTCTCCAGCGTGCCCGCCACCGAGCACGCCCATCCCAGCACCGCCGCCTCGTGCCGGCCCCGGCCGTTCTGCACGTCGATGGGGCTGCGCTGCACCTTCGCGAAGCCGAGCAGCTTCGCCACGTACTCCCGGTCGATGGGCAGCGGCACGCCGAAGCCCGCCGCCGCGCCCAGCGGGCACCTGTCCAGGCGGGCCCACACGCCGCGCAGCGCCTCCAGCTCCTCCAGCAGCCCCTCCGCGAAGGCCATGGCCCACAGGCCGAACGTCGACGGCATGGCCCGGCGCAGGTGCGTGTAGCCCGGCAGCGCCACGCCCGCGTGCGCCTGGGCGAAGTCCAGGAAGGTGCCCGCCAGCTCCACCGCGCGGGCGCCCATGGCCAGCACCTCCTCACGCAGCAGCAGGCGCAGGGCCAGCTGCACCTGGTCGTTGCGCGAGCGCGCCAGGTGGATGCGCTTGCCCGCCTCGCCCACGCGCTCCACGAGCGCCGCCTCCAGCGCGGTGTGGCCGTCCTCCTGCTCCGGGCGGATGGTGAACGTGCCGGCGCGCGCCTCGTCGTGCAGCGTCTTCAGCGCCGCCACCAGGGCCTTTGCCTCCTCCGCGCGCAAGAGGCCCACGTGCGCCAGCATCCGCGCATGCGCGGCGCTGCCGAGCGCGTCGTGCGGCGCCAGCGCCAGGTCCACCACCGGGTCGTCGCCCACCGTGAAGCGGTGGATGGCCGCGTCCAGGGCGATGCCCTTGCCCCACAGGGTGTCAGCCACGGGCCACCTCCTCGAAGTAGCCACGCACCAGTCGCGTGTAGAAGGCGGCGCCCGCTTCGAGCTCCGCCCGGGTGAGGTACTCGTCCGCCTGATGGCTGCGCAGCGTGTCGCCGGGGCCCACCTTCACCGCGGGCAGCTCGCCCAGGAAGGCCCAGTCGGACGCCGTGCTGGAGCCCACCGGCTCCGCGCCCGCCGCCGCCACCGCCGCGCGGACGATGGGCTGGTGGTCCGCCGTCGCCTTCGGCAGGTAGCGCGCCGAGTGCACCTGCACCTCGCTCTTCAGCGCCCGCGCCACCTGCTCGGCGACCCTCGCGTGCTCCATGCCCGGCGTGGTGCGCAGGTCCACGAAGAACTCGCACTTGTCCGGCACCTGGTTGCGCGCCAGCCCGCCGGAAATCTGGGTCACCTGCGCCCGCGCCTCACCCAGCAGCGGGTGGGACGGGAAGCGCAGCTCCGCCAGGACGGAGATGTCCGTTGCCGCCAGGTGGATGGCATTCACCGCCGGGGTGCTGTGCGCGTGCGCCACGTGCCCGCTGCGGCCATGCGCCGTGCAGCGCAGGAGCAGCATGCCCCGCTGCGCGGTGCAGGGCTTCAGGCTGGTGGGCTCGCCCACCACCGCCGCGTCCAGCGGCCCCAGCTCTGGCAGAATCGTTCCCAGTCCCTGACCTCCCGTTTCTTCTTCGGCAGTGAGGGCGAAGACCACTTCTCCACCCGCGGGTACTCCCTCCTTCAGCAGGGTGCGGGCGGTGAGGAGCATCCCCGCCACGCAGCCCTTGGCGTCGTTGCTGCCCAGGCCGTACAGCCGGTCCTCGCGCCACTCGGGCGCGTGCGGCGCATACGTCCACCCGGCGCACGGCTTCACCGTGTCCAGGTGCGAGTTGACGAGCAGCCGGCGCGGCCCGCTCCCGACGGAGAACCACACGTTGTGGCCCTTCCGCTGGACGCGCGCGCCCCAGCCCTCTGCCCACCCGGACACCGTGTCCGCGATGAGCTTCTCGTCACCCGAGACGCTGGGGATGGCCACCAGCGCCTGGAGCAGCTCCGCCGCCTTCATCCCACGCCCCCGGCGGGCTTGGGCACCGACTCGCGCACCACCATGGTGCCGCTGCCCTCGTTGGTGAAGACCTCCTCCAGGAGCGCGTTGGGCTGCACCCCGCTGACCAGGTGCACGCTGCCCACCCCGCCCACCAGCGCGTGGCGGATGGCGTGCGCCTTGGGCCGCATCCCGCCGGAGATGGTCCCCTTGTTCTCCATGGTGGCCAGGTCCGTCAGGTTCGCCAGGGTGACGAGCGACGTCGGGTCGTTGAGGTCTCGCAGGAGGCCGGGCACCTGCACGAGGAAGAAGAGCTTCTCCGCGGACAGCGCCACCGCGAGCGCCGCCGCCACCGTGTCCGCGTTGGTGTTGTAGACGGCGCCGTCCGTCCCGCCCGACAGGGGCGCAATCACCGGGACGTAGTCCGCCGAGCGCAGGTGCTCCACCACGCGCGTGTCCACCGACTCGATGTCGCCCACCAGCCCGTAGTCGACCAGCCTGCCCTCGCTGGCGCCCGGCTCCGTCACCATGACGGGAGGCCGCTTGCGCGCCTTGATGAGCCCGGCGTCCACGCCGCTCAGGCCGACGGCCGGAACGCCCGCCGCCTGGAGGTCCGCCAGCAGGTCCGTGTGCAGCTTGCCCGCGAGCACCATCTTCGCCGCGTCCAGCACGGGCGCGGAGGTGATGCGGCGGCCCGCCACCTTCTCGATGGGCAGGTGGAGCGCGTCACACAGCGCGTCCAGCTCCGGGCCGCCGCCGTGCACGACGACGGGGCGGATGGAGAAGGTCCACAGCAGGGCAATCTGCTCGCACGCGGAGCGGCGCAGCTTCGGGTCGCTCAGCATGGCGCCGCCGAGCTTCACGACGAACGTCTTGCGGCGGAACTGCTGGACGTAGCGCGCGGCGTTTCGGAGCGCGGAGTACGGGTCGGGCGACAGGGGCACGGGAGACCTCGAAAGGAAGAAGGGGAGGGAAGCTCAGAACGAGCGCATCCAATGGAGCAGGGCGCGCTGGACGTGGTAGCGGTTGCCCGCCTCGTCCACGACGCGGCTGCTCGGGTGGTCCAGCACCTCGTCCGCTACCTCGACGTTGCGGCGCACGGGAAGACAGTGGAGGAACGCGGCGTCCTTCGACGCACGCGACATGGTGCGCAGCGTGGGCATCCAGCCGGAGTACGACGCCAGGAGGGCCGTGACGTCGTTGGGCGAGAAGGCCGCCGCGGCCGTGGGGCCCCACGACTTGGCGTAGACGGCGCGGCTGCCCTCGAGCGCCTCGTCCTGGTCGTGCGTGTAGGTGATGCTGCCGCCGGTGGCCTTCGCGTACGCCTCGGCCTCCGCGCGCACGGCGGGGTGCAGCTCGAAGCCGGGAGGGTGCGCCACGCGGACCTCGCAGCCCGCGGCGGCGGCGCTGAGGAGGAACGAGTTGGGCACCGCCTTGGGCAGCGGCTTGATGTGAGGCGCCCAGGTGAGCGTCACCGGGAGCTTCTTCGTCGTGCCGAACGTCTCGCGCAGGGTGAGCACGTCGGCCAGGCCCTGGCAGGGGTGCTCGCGCGCGGACTCCATGCTGACCACGGGGACGGTGGCCCACTTGCGGAAGGCATTGATGACGGGGTCGACCTCGTCCTCCTCGTCACCGCCACCCTGCGAGAAGGTCCGCACGCCCAGCATGTCCACGAAGCGCGACAGGACGGGCGCCGCCTCCTTGAGGTGCTCGGCCCGGTCCGCGTTCATCACCGCGCCCTCGCGGTGCTCCAGCTTCCACACGCCGGAGCCCACGTCGAGGATGATGGCGTTGCCACCCCCGCGCAGCATGACGGCCTCGAACGAGGTGCGCGTGCGCAGCGACGGGTTGAAGAACACCATGCCGAGGATGGAGCCGGGGAACAGCGGCTGCGTCGGCCCCTTCTTCTTCCATGCGGCCGCCTGCGCGAGCACCGCCTCGACGCCCTCGGGCCCGAGGTCCTGGATGTGGGTGACGTGCTTCATGGGCCTGTGCTCCCAACCGGCTGCGGGCCGGATGCAGGGGGTGTGAATATGCACGAAAATGCGTGAAAATTCGTGCATTACTAAATGAGGCGCGGATATTATGCAGAAAGACGCAGCGCGCAAGCGTCTTATTGCAGAAATCTTCATGCAGCCGCTTGAATGAATATGCATGCACATGCAGGGTGCCGGGAATGAACCTGGACGAGACCATCCTGAGGCTCATCTCCGATCAGGAGATCAGTGATCAGGCGGTGTTACAGGAGCTGCTGGAGGCGCAGGGGGAGGCGCCGAGCCAGTCCACGCTGTCGCGGCGGCTGAAGAAGCTGGGCGTGCAGAAGGTGGGCGGGCGCTACCAGCGCGTGGCGCCGCCGCCGGTGGTGGCGCCGGCTCCGGCGCCGCGGCCGTGGCTGAGGATCATCGAGGCGCCGCCCAGCCTGCTGGTGCTGAAGACGGCGCCCGGCTACGCGCAGGTGTTCGCGCTGGCGCTGGACCGCGAGCCGGACGTGCCGGGCCTCGCCGGCACCGTGGCGGGGGACGACACCATCTTCGTCGCCGTGACGGACCCCTCGCGCCTGCGCGAGGTGCGCTCGGTGGTGGAGCGGCTGATGGCGCGGGGGACGTGAGCGGAGGCCGAGCTTGCACTTTGGCGCGGCCGGGGACAACCTATGGGGGTGGGGGCGCTGCTGACGCCCTGGCACGTCAGACCCCGGTGCTATCTCCGCGTGCATGGAAATGGAGACGGGCGTCGGGGAACATGGGTGTCCGCGTCGAGCCATTCGAAGCCATCGAGCTGAACCTGGCCATCCTCTGGCTCGAGCCGTAACCCGCGTCGTCACCGCCGGTTACAAGCCGGTTACACCCTTCGCGGGCCTTCACCCGTACTGTCCTCAGCGTGCTCAATCGGGCACCGCCGTACGAAAGGACGCACGATGAAATCGGCCCTCAAGCTTCCCGTCATCCTCGGCTCGGCCGCGGTGCTCGCGGTCTCCGCGCTTCTGCTGGGCAAGCCCGCTCCGGTCGAGCCCAGGCCGCCCACGCCCCTGGTCAACCGACCCGCGACTCCCAAGGTGCCCAAGGCTCCCGGGACGCCAGCGGTGGTCCCCGTCGTCCCGGCGGACGCGAAGCAGCCCATCATCCAGATTGCCCTGCTCCTGGACACCAGCGGCAGCATGCAGGGCCTGCTCGACCAGGCCCGCACGCAGCTGTGGAACATCGTCAACCGCTTCTCCCATGCGAAGCGCGACGGGGTGGCCCCACAGCTCCAGATTGCCCTCTACGCCTACGGCAACACCGAGCCGGGCGCCAACGCCAATGAAATCCGCCAGGTGCTCCCCTTCACCACCGACCTGGACCTGCTCTCCGAGCGCCTCTTCTCGCTGCAGATCTCCGGCGGTGACGAGCACTGCGGAGAGGTCATCCACGACGCCACCCGGCAGCTCGCCTGGAGCGCGAATCCGGACGCCATGCGGCTCATCTTCATCGCCGGCAACGAGCCCTTCACCCAGGGCCCCGTCGACTTCGACGCCGCGGTGAAGGGCGCCCGCGAGCGCGGCATCACCGTCAACACCATCCACTGTGGCGACTACGAGCAGGGCGTCTCCGGCAAGTGGAAGGACGCGGCGGCGCTCGCCGACGGCAGCTACATGAACATCGACCACAACCAGCGCGTGGTGGAGCTTGCCGCGCCGCAGGACGCGGAAATCGCCCGGCTGGGCGCCGAGCTGAACAAGACGTACGTGGCCTATGGCGCCGCCGGCCGGCAGAACCAGCTCCGCCAGGAGGCGCAGGACCAGAACTCGCTCGGCCTCTCCCTCTCCAGCATGGTGTCCCGCTCGGTGACGAAGTCGTCGGGCAACTACTCCAACGAGAGCTGGGACCTGGTGGACGCGGTGAAGAAGAACCAGGTGGACGTGGCCACCGTCCGGGCCGACGACCTGCCCGAGCCGATGCGGGGCCTGGACGCCGCCGGCCGCAAGGCGTGGCTGGAGACGCGCGAGCAGGAGCGGACGCAGCTCCAGCAGCGCATCCAGGCGCTCAACGC
Above is a window of Pyxidicoccus xibeiensis DNA encoding:
- a CDS encoding vWA domain-containing protein, encoding MKSALKLPVILGSAAVLAVSALLLGKPAPVEPRPPTPLVNRPATPKVPKAPGTPAVVPVVPADAKQPIIQIALLLDTSGSMQGLLDQARTQLWNIVNRFSHAKRDGVAPQLQIALYAYGNTEPGANANEIRQVLPFTTDLDLLSERLFSLQISGGDEHCGEVIHDATRQLAWSANPDAMRLIFIAGNEPFTQGPVDFDAAVKGARERGITVNTIHCGDYEQGVSGKWKDAAALADGSYMNIDHNQRVVELAAPQDAEIARLGAELNKTYVAYGAAGRQNQLRQEAQDQNSLGLSLSSMVSRSVTKSSGNYSNESWDLVDAVKKNQVDVATVRADDLPEPMRGLDAAGRKAWLETREQERTQLQQRIQALNAEREQFLTEARKQQAAPGTATLEGAIGQVVEREAKKRNLTLE